A window of the Longimicrobiaceae bacterium genome harbors these coding sequences:
- a CDS encoding cyanophycinase translates to MYATRDGDTAEPSAAEHPNRRRTDRHSGTLVLIGGACTPEGDALGSFLERCHAREGGKVVGITTASTDPASSAREWMAAFAAAGAHNVEIPVIDRRDRAQDPRVAEMIRGADGIFLGGGDQVHLVATLGGSRVDRAIREAYSRGAVVCGTSAGAAALTETILAGGEPDEYGRMQDLHLGPGFGLLGFRALIDTHFTQRRRLQRLFMVIAQNPELMGLGIDEDTSVVIHGHLGEVRGRGSLTFVDGRGVRFDNADECMSGTPLTLSYLRVGIVGAGYTFNLRERELEVLVQARASQEEMEVVRGEDAEERPPRVRSA, encoded by the coding sequence ATGTACGCGACCCGTGACGGCGACACCGCCGAGCCTTCCGCCGCGGAGCACCCCAACCGCCGCCGCACCGACCGCCACTCCGGCACGCTGGTGCTGATCGGGGGGGCGTGCACCCCGGAGGGCGACGCGCTGGGGAGCTTCCTGGAGCGCTGCCACGCCCGGGAGGGGGGGAAGGTGGTGGGGATCACGACCGCCTCCACGGACCCGGCGAGCTCCGCGCGGGAATGGATGGCCGCGTTCGCGGCGGCGGGCGCGCACAACGTGGAGATCCCGGTGATCGACCGACGCGACCGCGCGCAGGACCCCCGCGTCGCGGAGATGATCCGGGGCGCGGACGGCATCTTCCTGGGCGGGGGCGACCAGGTGCACCTGGTGGCGACGCTGGGCGGATCGCGCGTGGACCGCGCCATCCGGGAAGCGTACTCCCGCGGCGCCGTGGTGTGCGGGACCAGCGCGGGCGCCGCGGCGCTCACGGAGACGATCCTGGCCGGGGGGGAGCCGGACGAGTACGGCCGGATGCAGGACCTCCACCTGGGCCCCGGCTTCGGGCTGCTGGGGTTCCGCGCCCTGATCGACACCCACTTCACGCAGCGCCGCCGCCTGCAGCGGCTGTTCATGGTGATCGCCCAGAACCCGGAGCTGATGGGGCTGGGGATCGACGAGGACACCTCGGTGGTGATCCACGGGCACCTGGGCGAGGTGCGGGGGCGCGGCTCGCTCACCTTCGTGGACGGCCGGGGGGTCCGCTTCGACAACGCCGACGAGTGCATGTCCGGCACTCCGCTGACGCTGAGCTACCTGAGGGTGGGGATCGTGGGGGCGGGGTACACCTTCAACCTCCGCGAGCGCGAGCTGGAGGTGCTGGTGCAGGCGCGCGCCAGCCAGGAGGAGATGGAGGTGGTGCGGGGCGAGGACGCGGAGGAGCGCCCGCCTCGGGTGCGGAGCGCGTAG